A single genomic interval of Amblyomma americanum isolate KBUSLIRL-KWMA chromosome 11, ASM5285725v1, whole genome shotgun sequence harbors:
- the LOC144111306 gene encoding uncharacterized protein LOC144111306: MSARYPQAARLEMSKVGETPTPQDVTDYGLVTADPKLRVLSGENVSQQHHQSHHCNRRSLRKNRLEQHLLTQTDDHPYKCNLYGSSFAQKVTLTDHPRANTGGRPYKCGHCDSSFALKSTLMIHLRTHTGERPYKCDHCDSSFAQSGHLEEHLRTHTGERPYKCDHCESSFTQRSNLNRHLHTHTGERPYKCDHCESSFALKSTLIGHLRTHTGERPYRCDHCDSNFARKGQLDRHLRTHTGERPYKCDHCGSSFALKSTLMSHLRTHTGERPYRCEHCDSSFAQKYYLVQHLRTHTGERPYKCDQCESSFALKSTLRHHLCTHTGERPYKCHNCDSSFALKNNLRHHLRTHTGERPYKCDYCESKFAQKDTLVGHLRTHTGERPFQCQLCPMVFNRSGALAKHLRAHKSERPYQCQLCTMMFKAKQSLKRHENNKHASKTIVPQSFDTFSQH, encoded by the coding sequence gcctggtcacaGCTGATCCCAAGCTCAGAGTGCTGTCTGGGGAGAACGTGAGTCAGCAGCACCATCAGTCCCACCATTGCAATCGGCGCTCTTTGAGGAAAAACCGCCTAGAGCAGCACCTTCTCACCCAAACGGATGACCACCCCTACAAGTGTAACCTTTACgggagcagctttgctcaaaaggtcACCCTGACGGACCACCCACGTGCCAACACTGGTGGGCGTCCATACAAATGTggccactgtgacagcagctttgctctcaaAAGCACCCTGATGAtccaccttcgtacccacacgggtgaacgtccatacaagtgtgaccactgtgacagcagctttgctcaaagtgGCCACCTGGAGGAACACCttcgcacccatacgggtgagcgtccatacaagtgtgaccactgtgagagCAGCTTTACTCAAAGGTCCAACCTGAACAGACACCTTCACACCCACacaggtgagcgtccatacaagtgtgaccactgtgaaaGCAGCTTTGCTCTCAAGAGCACCCTGATAGgccaccttcgtacccacacgggcgagcgtccatacaggtgtgaccactgtgacagcaacTTTGCTCGAAAGGGCCAGCTGGACCGACACCTTCGCACCCATACTGGTGAGCGTCCTTACAAGTGTGACCATTGTGGGAGCAGCTTTGCTCTCAAGAGCACCCTGATGAgccaccttcgtacccacacgggtgaacgTCCATACAGATGTGagcactgtgacagcagctttgctcaaaagtaCTACCTGGTGcaacaccttcgcacccacactggtgagcgtccatacaagtgtgaccagtgTGAGAGCAGCTTTGCTCTCAAGAGCACCCTGAGGCACCACCTTTGTACCCACacaggtgagcgtccatacaagtgtcacaactgtgacagcagctttgctctcaaGAACAACCTGAGGCACCACCTTCGTACCcatacgggtgagcgtccatacaagtgtgactaCTGCGAGAGCAAATTTGCTCAAAAGGACACGCTGGTGggacaccttcgcacccacacgggtgagagaccattccagtgccagctctgccccatggTCTTTAATCGGAGTGGAGCCCTTGCAAAGCATCTACGAGCACATAAGAGTGAAAGACCTTATCAGTGTCAGTTATGCACAATGATGTTTAAAGCAAAACAGAGTTTAAAACGCCATGAGAACAACAAACACGCTTCAAAAACCATAGTTCCTCAAAGTTTTGACACCTTTTCCCAACATTAG